The following are from one region of the bacterium genome:
- a CDS encoding Flp family type IVb pilin: protein MTLIKKFIRDESGATAIEYGLIAALISVAAIVALNYLGDELYNVFNYIACALGTGQKSSGAVGCQ, encoded by the coding sequence ATGACTCTGATTAAAAAATTCATCCGTGACGAATCCGGCGCCACCGCCATCGAATACGGCCTGATCGCCGCGCTCATCAGCGTGGCCGCCATCGTGGCGTTGAACTATCTGGGTGATGAATTGTACAACGTGTTCAATTACATCGCCTGCGCGCTCGGAACGGGTCAAAAATCCTCCGGCGCAGTCGGCTGCCAATAA
- the gshB gene encoding glutathione synthase has product MLRIGLQMEPLAQADGSKSTSYALAKEAAKRGHRCVQFLPHTVHRHKGDITISHASHVEWRDDGFVEKPVNGIKGDALDVVLIRQDPPYDMGYLTNAHLWRLLDGKVKFINPPAALIEFPEKIAPMLFPDLVPETLIGSDPAEFQLFLQQHGEIIIKPLYAFGGEAVLYFKKGDSNLIPAVELMLSRYNVPCIAQRFIPEVKKGDARILLMDGEVIGAFHRVPQTDAHRANLMAGGSLANYTLSKRDHEICESLKPWLKNHGIFFAGIDVIGDYLTEINITSPLGIAQVKKLTGQDLAVSFWDKVEASL; this is encoded by the coding sequence ATGTTGCGAATTGGGTTGCAAATGGAGCCGTTGGCGCAGGCCGACGGCTCCAAGAGCACCAGTTACGCGCTGGCTAAAGAGGCTGCGAAACGCGGACACCGCTGCGTTCAGTTTCTGCCGCATACGGTGCATCGCCACAAGGGCGACATCACCATCAGCCATGCCAGTCATGTTGAGTGGCGTGATGATGGTTTTGTCGAAAAGCCGGTCAACGGCATAAAGGGCGATGCGCTGGATGTGGTGCTCATCCGTCAGGACCCGCCCTATGACATGGGCTACCTGACCAATGCGCACCTGTGGCGGCTGTTGGACGGCAAGGTGAAATTCATCAATCCCCCCGCGGCATTGATCGAATTTCCCGAAAAAATCGCGCCCATGCTCTTCCCCGATCTGGTGCCGGAAACGCTGATCGGCAGCGACCCTGCCGAGTTTCAGTTGTTCCTGCAGCAGCATGGCGAAATCATCATCAAACCGCTCTACGCCTTTGGCGGCGAGGCCGTGCTTTATTTTAAAAAGGGCGACAGCAACCTCATTCCCGCCGTGGAACTGATGCTGTCACGCTATAACGTTCCCTGCATTGCGCAGCGTTTCATTCCTGAAGTCAAAAAAGGCGATGCCCGCATCCTGCTGATGGATGGCGAGGTCATCGGTGCGTTCCACCGCGTTCCCCAGACGGACGCCCACCGCGCCAACCTCATGGCCGGCGGCAGCCTTGCCAATTACACATTATCCAAACGCGACCACGAAATCTGCGAAAGCCTGAAACCCTGGCTGAAAAATCACGGCATCTTCTTCGCCGGCATCGACGTCATCGGCGACTACCTTACCGAAATCAACATCACATCCCCCCTCGGCATCGCCCAGGTGAAAAAACTCACCGGGCAGGATCTCGCCGTCAGTTTCTGGGATAAGGTGGAAGCATCTCTATAA
- the queF gene encoding NADPH-dependent 7-cyano-7-deazaguanine reductase QueF, with the protein MSRYDGLEQLGNKTPMPASPDEAVLEVVSNPHPGKHYNVRFSCPEFTSLCPITGQPDFAHLVIDYVPDGHLVESKSLKLYLASFRNHGDFHEACTVGIAEKIVAATKPRWLRIGGYWYPRGGIPIDVFYQTGKPPEGVWIPEQEVANYRGR; encoded by the coding sequence ATGAGCCGGTATGACGGACTTGAGCAGCTTGGCAATAAAACGCCCATGCCCGCCTCCCCCGATGAGGCCGTGCTGGAGGTGGTGAGCAACCCGCACCCCGGCAAGCATTACAATGTGCGCTTCAGTTGCCCGGAATTTACCTCGCTTTGCCCGATCACCGGCCAGCCGGATTTTGCGCATCTGGTGATCGATTATGTGCCGGACGGGCATCTGGTGGAGAGCAAATCACTGAAGCTTTATCTTGCCTCCTTCCGCAATCATGGGGATTTTCATGAGGCCTGCACGGTGGGCATTGCGGAAAAGATCGTCGCCGCCACCAAGCCACGCTGGCTGCGCATCGGCGGATACTGGTATCCGCGTGGGGGGATTCCGATTGATGTATTTTACCAGACGGGTAAGCCACCCGAGGGCGTGTGGATTCCGGAGCAGGAAGTGGCGAATTATCGGGGGCGGTGA
- a CDS encoding prephenate dehydrogenase/arogenate dehydrogenase family protein — MAKLAEMHVGIVGTGQLGTSLGMALADSDIVARRIAYDANEQALTQAMILGVAHEAAKTPQQLIEASNLIVLCCPLGATQDWFKLVEAYAKEPVLVTDIGSSKMALVQAAAKLMPSHRYVPGHPIAGDDRTGPQHANAQFFRNRKTYLTPTDMHVASVNTVVQLWQELGAKVETLDPVRHDMIFASSSHLPHLLAFAYLALLVESRTPPGKDVDSIFRQFMRLNGAGAATWADVFHFNHVALQDAWLRFKRSWQQDISPVLEGGDASRIPAIHHWRMEARRMLRPVQWLPTHLHDPYLPPIYRALPVAIAYSLVDGTMRAEDILNESLYAHVGEGFMSFSTPSVTPVQDVLELMVNTPIRALMDRYMVIAEEMLDTAESLEAIHKRLAELAVARQNLVSTIHYKD, encoded by the coding sequence ATGGCGAAACTGGCGGAGATGCATGTCGGGATTGTGGGGACCGGGCAACTGGGAACCTCGCTCGGCATGGCATTGGCCGACAGCGATATCGTAGCGCGGCGCATCGCCTATGATGCCAATGAGCAGGCATTGACACAGGCCATGATCCTGGGCGTGGCGCACGAGGCGGCGAAAACGCCGCAGCAGCTGATCGAGGCCAGCAACCTGATTGTGCTGTGCTGCCCGCTTGGAGCAACGCAAGACTGGTTCAAGCTCGTCGAAGCTTATGCCAAAGAGCCGGTGCTGGTGACGGATATCGGGTCTTCCAAAATGGCGCTGGTGCAGGCCGCGGCGAAGTTAATGCCAAGCCACCGTTATGTGCCCGGCCACCCGATTGCAGGGGATGACCGCACCGGGCCGCAGCACGCGAATGCGCAGTTTTTCCGCAACCGCAAAACATACCTGACACCGACGGACATGCATGTGGCGAGCGTGAACACCGTGGTGCAATTGTGGCAGGAACTGGGCGCAAAAGTAGAGACACTCGACCCCGTGCGGCATGACATGATTTTCGCCAGCAGCTCCCACCTGCCCCATTTGCTGGCGTTTGCCTATCTGGCGCTGCTGGTGGAAAGCCGCACGCCGCCGGGCAAGGATGTGGACAGCATCTTCCGCCAGTTCATGCGGTTGAACGGCGCGGGCGCGGCCACCTGGGCGGATGTGTTCCATTTCAACCATGTGGCGCTGCAGGATGCGTGGCTGCGTTTCAAGCGAAGCTGGCAGCAGGATATCTCCCCGGTGCTGGAAGGGGGGGATGCGAGCAGGATACCGGCCATTCATCACTGGCGGATGGAAGCGCGGCGCATGCTGCGGCCGGTGCAGTGGCTGCCCACCCATTTGCACGATCCCTATCTGCCGCCGATTTACCGCGCCCTGCCCGTGGCGATTGCCTACAGCCTAGTGGACGGCACGATGCGTGCGGAGGATATATTGAACGAATCGCTTTACGCCCATGTGGGCGAAGGGTTCATGAGTTTTTCCACACCATCCGTCACGCCGGTGCAGGATGTGCTGGAGCTGATGGTGAACACGCCCATACGCGCGTTGATGGACCGCTATATGGTGATTGCCGAGGAGATGCTTGATACGGCCGAATCGCTTGAGGCGATCCATAAGCGGCTTGCGGAACTGGCGGTGGCGCGGCAGAATCTGGTTTCCACTATCCATTATAAGGACTAA
- a CDS encoding histidinol-phosphate transaminase, protein MKTKAKQSDTFPSTPQPRAMIMDISPYQQGKAKVAGQGAVIKLSSNESNLGPSPKVYDVLRKAERELHRYPEGSAQLLREAIAEVHKLPAGQIVCGNGSDELIGLLIQAYCDPGDEMIYSQYGFLMYRIYAKAFGVKAVAAPEKNLKTDVDAVLGCVTDKTKVVFIANPNNPTGSYISQREVARLRKKLPPHVLLVLDNAYSEYVEREDYTDGHELVAEGENTVVLHTFSKIYALPLIRVGWAYAPEPVADVLNRIRSPFNVNGLANVAGAVAMRDQDHIREARAWNSRCLKELPPQFEEIGIKVHPSVTNFLLLEFPDKKGKRAEDANKFLLSKGIILRDTVAYGLPNCLRMTIGLGVENSVAIDSLATFMKL, encoded by the coding sequence ATGAAAACCAAAGCCAAACAGAGTGATACTTTCCCCTCCACCCCGCAGCCGCGCGCCATGATCATGGATATTTCGCCCTATCAGCAGGGCAAGGCAAAAGTGGCCGGCCAGGGCGCGGTGATCAAGCTTTCCTCCAACGAATCCAACCTCGGCCCATCGCCCAAAGTATATGACGTGCTGCGCAAGGCCGAGCGCGAGCTGCACCGTTACCCTGAAGGCAGCGCCCAGCTGCTGCGCGAGGCGATTGCCGAGGTGCACAAGCTGCCAGCCGGGCAAATTGTGTGCGGCAACGGCTCGGACGAGCTGATCGGCCTGCTGATTCAGGCCTATTGTGACCCGGGCGACGAGATGATTTACAGCCAGTACGGCTTTTTGATGTATCGTATTTATGCCAAGGCATTTGGCGTGAAGGCCGTGGCCGCGCCGGAGAAGAACCTGAAGACCGACGTGGATGCCGTGCTTGGCTGCGTGACGGACAAGACCAAGGTAGTGTTCATCGCCAACCCGAACAACCCGACCGGCAGCTACATCTCCCAGCGTGAAGTGGCGCGGTTGCGCAAAAAGCTGCCGCCGCATGTGCTGCTGGTGCTCGACAACGCCTATAGCGAATATGTGGAGCGTGAGGATTATACCGATGGGCACGAGCTGGTGGCCGAGGGTGAAAACACGGTCGTGCTGCATACGTTTTCCAAAATCTATGCTCTGCCGCTGATCCGTGTGGGCTGGGCCTATGCGCCGGAGCCGGTGGCCGATGTGCTGAACCGCATCCGCTCGCCCTTCAACGTCAACGGGCTGGCCAATGTGGCGGGCGCGGTAGCGATGCGCGACCAGGACCATATCCGCGAGGCGCGCGCCTGGAACAGCCGCTGCCTAAAGGAGCTGCCGCCGCAGTTCGAGGAAATCGGCATCAAGGTGCACCCGAGCGTGACGAATTTTCTGCTGCTGGAATTCCCGGATAAAAAAGGCAAACGCGCGGAAGATGCCAACAAGTTTTTGCTCTCCAAGGGTATCATCCTGCGCGATACGGTGGCCTATGGGTTGCCGAACTGCCTGCGCATGACGATTGGTCTGGGGGTTGAGAACAGCGTGGCGATCGATTCGCTGGCGACCTTCATGAAGCTGTAG
- a CDS encoding methyltransferase domain-containing protein — protein sequence MFWPDSLICQGFYSSDLGLLVKRALRQHARQKLCAQPGDQLIAIGHCQPVLGALAQSETAWLCIPGGQGGVRWPENLQSQGGTNRSVVADEFDLPFPDQSADCLLLMHVLEHTAAPQPMLAECWRVLKPGGRLLALVPNRMGLWAQADETPFGYGRPYSRRQLQRLLHDAQFSVERIDTALHFPPSQRRLLLKMALGLENIGNKGFSLMPGLLVAQGVKTVFATQARPVYSKRSKILGTAQAATA from the coding sequence ATGTTCTGGCCCGACAGCCTTATTTGCCAGGGATTTTACAGTTCCGACCTGGGGCTGCTGGTCAAGCGCGCGTTGCGGCAGCATGCACGGCAGAAGCTTTGCGCCCAACCCGGAGATCAGTTGATTGCCATCGGCCATTGCCAGCCGGTGCTGGGTGCATTGGCGCAGTCCGAAACGGCCTGGCTTTGCATCCCCGGCGGGCAGGGCGGCGTGCGCTGGCCGGAAAACCTCCAAAGTCAGGGTGGCACCAACCGCAGCGTAGTGGCGGATGAGTTCGACCTGCCCTTCCCCGACCAGAGCGCCGATTGCCTGCTGCTGATGCATGTGCTGGAACATACGGCCGCGCCACAGCCCATGCTGGCGGAATGCTGGCGCGTGTTGAAACCCGGCGGGCGGCTGCTGGCACTGGTGCCCAACCGCATGGGGCTGTGGGCGCAGGCGGATGAGACGCCGTTCGGCTATGGCCGCCCTTACAGCCGCCGCCAGTTGCAGCGGCTGCTGCATGATGCGCAGTTCAGCGTGGAGCGTATTGACACAGCCCTCCACTTCCCGCCCAGTCAACGGCGGCTTTTGCTGAAAATGGCGCTCGGGCTTGAGAATATCGGCAATAAGGGTTTCAGCCTGATGCCCGGCCTGCTGGTGGCGCAGGGAGTGAAAACAGTGTTTGCCACACAGGCGCGGCCCGTTTATTCAAAACGCAGCAAAATCCTTGGAACAGCACAAGCCGCCACCGCCTGA
- the gloB gene encoding hydroxyacylglutathione hydrolase: MLFLLPSNPSLRMNTRWGIRKPIMGLTVTPIPLLKDNYAYLLAEDGHAVLIDPSEGEPVLNVLREKGVALDAIWCTHHHGDHIGGVEAIHVETACEVIASDTDKQRIPCVTMAFHDNEAFHWHGHRVEVMHIPGHTQGAIAYYLPNDNLIFTGDTLFSVGCGRTLEGTMAQLFHSLLRLSSLPEQVLIYAGHEYTMKNIEFALTIEPDNDVLQSHAETVRILQSRKLCTYPSSVGFENAINPFLRTYLPVMRRTLGLGSDASDLDVFIELRTRKDHF, translated from the coding sequence ATGCTTTTCCTCCTCCCATCCAATCCCTCATTGCGCATGAACACGCGATGGGGGATAAGGAAGCCCATTATGGGCCTCACCGTCACGCCGATACCGCTGCTCAAGGATAATTACGCCTACCTCCTGGCGGAAGACGGCCATGCCGTGCTGATCGATCCGTCCGAGGGCGAACCCGTGCTGAACGTCCTGCGTGAAAAAGGCGTGGCGCTGGACGCCATCTGGTGCACCCACCACCATGGCGACCATATCGGCGGGGTGGAGGCCATCCATGTGGAAACCGCCTGCGAGGTCATCGCCTCCGATACGGACAAACAACGCATCCCCTGCGTCACCATGGCATTTCATGACAATGAGGCTTTTCACTGGCACGGCCACCGGGTCGAGGTCATGCACATTCCAGGCCACACGCAGGGCGCCATTGCCTATTATCTCCCGAACGACAACCTGATCTTCACCGGGGACACGCTCTTTTCCGTCGGCTGCGGCCGCACGCTGGAAGGCACCATGGCCCAGCTCTTTCACAGCCTGCTGCGCCTTTCCTCCCTGCCTGAGCAGGTGCTCATCTATGCCGGGCATGAATACACGATGAAAAACATCGAATTCGCCCTCACCATCGAGCCCGATAACGACGTGCTGCAATCCCACGCAGAGACGGTGCGCATCCTGCAATCGCGCAAACTCTGCACCTACCCGAGCTCGGTCGGTTTCGAGAATGCCATCAATCCCTTCCTGCGCACCTATCTGCCCGTCATGCGCCGCACGCTCGGGCTTGGCTCCGATGCCAGCGATCTGGATGTTTTTATCGAACTGCGAACCCGTAAGGATCATTTCTGA
- a CDS encoding D-amino acid aminotransferase (catalyzes the transamination of D-amino acids and their alpha-keto acids), translating into MSRVAYAERRYQPHAEAVTPIEDRGLQFADGIYEVMEYFNLHILDAEEHMDRLERSLGEMHMPMPMSRKAMLHMLNELVRKNVRRHGLIYLQVNRGAGMRNHEIRPMKPIVIAHILPRRTPTAETYRQGIKVTTAPDIRWGRCDIKTVSLLGNILMKYEAAQQGAKDVFIFDEKNNLRESSSSNIFIVTDKGIIATPPRNHHILPGVTRIHVLKFAAELGIKVEERMISKEEVMNAKECFITSTSAHVLPVTSIDGKKISDGIGPVSKQLLNHYHHHILNITGEACPIL; encoded by the coding sequence ATGTCACGCGTTGCCTATGCCGAGCGCCGCTACCAGCCCCATGCCGAAGCCGTCACCCCGATCGAGGATCGCGGCCTGCAATTCGCCGACGGCATCTACGAGGTGATGGAATATTTCAACCTCCACATCCTCGATGCCGAAGAGCATATGGACCGTCTGGAGCGTTCCCTCGGCGAAATGCACATGCCCATGCCCATGTCACGCAAGGCCATGCTCCATATGCTGAACGAATTGGTGCGCAAAAACGTCCGCCGCCACGGCCTCATCTACCTTCAGGTCAACCGGGGCGCGGGCATGCGCAACCACGAGATCAGGCCCATGAAGCCCATCGTGATCGCCCACATTCTGCCGCGCCGCACGCCGACGGCGGAAACCTACCGCCAGGGCATCAAGGTCACCACCGCGCCCGACATCCGCTGGGGCCGCTGCGACATCAAAACCGTCTCCCTGCTCGGTAACATCCTCATGAAATACGAAGCCGCCCAACAGGGCGCAAAAGATGTGTTTATCTTCGACGAAAAAAACAACCTGCGTGAAAGCTCCTCCAGCAACATCTTCATCGTCACCGACAAGGGCATCATCGCCACCCCGCCGCGCAACCACCACATTCTGCCGGGTGTCACGCGCATCCACGTGCTGAAATTCGCCGCCGAGCTCGGTATTAAGGTGGAAGAGCGTATGATTAGCAAAGAGGAGGTCATGAACGCGAAGGAATGCTTCATCACCTCCACCAGCGCCCATGTGCTGCCCGTTACCAGCATCGACGGCAAAAAAATCTCCGACGGTATCGGGCCCGTCAGCAAACAGCTGCTCAATCATTACCATCATCACATCCTCAACATCACAGGCGAAGCATGCCCCATCCTTTAA
- a CDS encoding HAD hydrolase-like protein: MLHHLHQRPCAARYQHRRQKNLRRYRARQQTAAQSLPSSHPQHHRRSMPHPLKPQCVIFDWDNTLVDSWPIIHRAMNMTLEKWGMPTWSIEDVKNRIRHSMRDAFPVLFGDDWKEAGEVYRGYFRQLHINNLQPLDGAKAVLDALKAKGILAAILSNKTGEILRLECTHLGWNDYFAAIVGSSDYSADKPSHIPVDGIRERLNITAETPTWFVGDSIVDVECARNTGCIPVFYGDHFHYDGGRVELQPGEWHAPNHQSMLAWLNA; the protein is encoded by the coding sequence ATGCTTCATCACCTCCACCAGCGCCCATGTGCTGCCCGTTACCAGCATCGACGGCAAAAAAATCTCCGACGGTATCGGGCCCGTCAGCAAACAGCTGCTCAATCATTACCATCATCACATCCTCAACATCACAGGCGAAGCATGCCCCATCCTTTAAAACCCCAATGCGTAATTTTTGACTGGGACAACACCCTGGTCGACAGCTGGCCCATCATCCACCGCGCCATGAACATGACGCTGGAAAAATGGGGCATGCCAACCTGGAGCATCGAGGACGTGAAAAACCGCATCCGCCACTCCATGCGCGATGCCTTTCCGGTACTGTTCGGCGATGATTGGAAAGAGGCCGGCGAGGTCTATCGCGGCTATTTTCGCCAGCTCCACATCAACAACCTTCAGCCGCTGGATGGCGCCAAAGCCGTGCTGGACGCGCTGAAGGCCAAAGGCATCCTTGCGGCCATTCTCAGCAACAAAACGGGCGAGATCCTCCGGCTGGAATGCACCCACCTCGGCTGGAACGATTATTTCGCCGCCATCGTCGGCTCCAGCGATTACAGTGCCGACAAGCCCTCTCATATCCCCGTGGACGGCATCCGCGAGCGCCTGAACATCACCGCCGAGACGCCGACCTGGTTCGTCGGCGACAGCATCGTGGACGTGGAATGCGCGCGAAATACCGGTTGCATTCCAGTGTTTTATGGCGATCATTTCCATTACGATGGCGGCCGGGTGGAATTGCAGCCGGGTGAGTGGCATGCGCCGAACCACCAGTCCATGCTGGCCTGGCTGAACGCGTAA
- a CDS encoding FAD-dependent oxidoreductase — MHVLIIGAGVIGLTSAAELVLRGHRVTLVDQQPTPASVTSYANGGQLSYSHAEPWANPRVIPYLIKAFRGMDAPIRWHPSLNPDEWRWAMHFAGLCFSPWSQKDDMEAIYALTHASRTALHRMQQSLGIEMAHRQCGTLHLYDSPQAAEKAWKQLEPLRKLSCPMQQLERQAVLNVEASLSQSSFQSAIFFAQDEVGDAHSWCLGLADWLSRQPGCELRFNSPMHALHEFGQGWRANLGGEVIETNACVLATGNATNMLLKPLGVQYPVHPLAGYSVTYSNVDAGLLPQASITDNQAKIVASRLGNHLRVAGMGDLGRISQNWQNHRYDMLRAWTERTFPHLRSMASIPWTGYRPATPSGLPLIGHVSNQRGLFVNIGHGSLGWTMAAGSAAWLADLMEGKPVPPAWNRMRA; from the coding sequence ATGCATGTACTGATTATCGGCGCGGGAGTGATCGGGCTGACCAGTGCCGCCGAGCTGGTGCTGCGTGGTCACCGCGTCACGCTGGTGGACCAGCAGCCCACCCCCGCTTCCGTTACCAGTTACGCCAATGGCGGCCAGTTGAGCTACAGCCACGCCGAGCCATGGGCCAACCCGCGCGTCATTCCTTATCTCATCAAGGCCTTCAGGGGTATGGATGCGCCTATCCGCTGGCACCCGAGCCTCAACCCCGACGAATGGCGCTGGGCCATGCATTTCGCCGGGCTATGCTTTTCTCCATGGAGCCAAAAGGACGACATGGAGGCCATTTATGCGCTTACCCATGCCAGCCGCACGGCGCTGCACCGCATGCAGCAGTCGCTCGGCATCGAGATGGCGCACCGCCAGTGCGGCACACTTCATTTATACGATTCCCCTCAGGCCGCTGAAAAAGCATGGAAGCAGCTCGAGCCGCTTCGCAAACTCAGTTGCCCCATGCAGCAGCTTGAGCGCCAGGCTGTGCTGAATGTGGAGGCCAGCCTATCCCAGAGCAGCTTCCAGTCCGCTATCTTTTTCGCGCAGGACGAAGTGGGCGATGCCCACAGCTGGTGCCTTGGCCTGGCCGACTGGCTGAGTCGCCAGCCCGGCTGCGAGCTGCGCTTCAACAGTCCCATGCACGCGCTTCATGAATTCGGCCAGGGCTGGCGCGCCAACCTGGGGGGGGAGGTGATCGAAACCAACGCCTGTGTGCTGGCCACCGGCAATGCCACCAACATGCTGCTCAAGCCGCTTGGCGTGCAGTACCCGGTTCACCCGCTCGCCGGTTACAGCGTCACGTACAGCAACGTGGATGCGGGCCTTCTGCCGCAGGCTTCCATCACGGACAATCAGGCCAAAATCGTCGCTTCGCGCCTTGGCAACCACCTGCGTGTGGCCGGCATGGGCGATCTGGGGCGCATCAGCCAGAATTGGCAGAATCACCGCTACGACATGCTCCGTGCCTGGACGGAACGCACCTTTCCGCATCTGAGGAGCATGGCTTCAATTCCCTGGACAGGTTACCGTCCCGCTACGCCGTCGGGCCTGCCGCTCATTGGCCATGTCAGCAACCAGCGGGGGCTCTTTGTCAATATCGGCCATGGCTCGCTCGGCTGGACCATGGCTGCCGGCAGCGCCGCCTGGCTGGCCGACCTGATGGAAGGCAAACCTGTTCCTCCCGCCTGGAACCGGATGAGGGCATGA
- a CDS encoding alpha/beta fold hydrolase: protein MMEPVFFTELFNHPTREGERIPIHVTAWGDSSGPLVFCLHGLTRNGRDFDRPARMLADMGYYALCPDMPGRGESPNLPHGEDYQLPLYVGLMLPWLAKLGNPSFGILGTSMGGMIGMALGPVVKEKLQWLILNDVGSQVDYGGLKRINTYVGEGHFHQTREQAERVVRLNLATWALPDEQATEHFLRHSITGLPAPLSDGSRYSLAYDLAIADCFKQAFSGMEAGTPIDLTAFYNQLTCPVLIIHGEYSDLLLPGTIEIMKTARPGAVTRTHTVPGAGHAPSLWDAGSLQAIKNFVHETGQSA, encoded by the coding sequence ATGATGGAGCCTGTTTTTTTCACGGAACTGTTCAACCATCCCACGCGCGAAGGCGAGCGCATTCCCATCCACGTCACCGCATGGGGCGATTCATCCGGGCCGCTCGTCTTCTGCCTGCACGGCCTTACGCGAAACGGCCGGGATTTCGACCGCCCCGCCCGGATGCTGGCTGACATGGGGTATTACGCTCTCTGCCCGGACATGCCAGGCCGTGGCGAAAGCCCCAACCTTCCGCATGGAGAAGACTATCAGCTGCCGCTCTATGTCGGCCTCATGCTGCCATGGCTGGCAAAGCTGGGCAATCCCTCATTCGGCATTCTCGGTACCTCCATGGGGGGGATGATCGGCATGGCGCTGGGCCCCGTAGTGAAAGAAAAACTCCAATGGCTTATCCTCAATGATGTCGGCAGCCAGGTGGATTACGGCGGGCTGAAACGCATCAACACCTATGTGGGGGAAGGGCATTTTCACCAGACACGCGAACAGGCCGAGCGCGTCGTGCGGCTCAACCTCGCCACCTGGGCCCTGCCGGACGAACAAGCCACGGAACATTTCCTCCGCCATTCCATCACCGGGCTTCCGGCTCCTTTGTCGGATGGCTCCCGCTACAGCCTGGCCTATGATCTGGCCATTGCCGATTGCTTCAAGCAGGCGTTCAGCGGCATGGAGGCCGGCACGCCGATTGATCTCACGGCATTTTATAACCAGCTGACCTGTCCGGTGCTCATCATACACGGGGAATATTCCGACCTGCTGCTCCCTGGCACCATAGAAATCATGAAAACGGCCCGTCCCGGCGCCGTCACCCGCACGCACACCGTGCCGGGGGCGGGGCATGCTCCCAGCCTGTGGGATGCCGGCAGCCTGCAGGCTATTAAAAACTTCGTCCATGAAACTGGACAATCGGCATAA